From Triticum aestivum cultivar Chinese Spring chromosome 7B, IWGSC CS RefSeq v2.1, whole genome shotgun sequence:
GCCTGCGACGACGATGCTGCGGGATCCAGCTGTAGTCGCCCTCCCCTATCCCAGCGAAGGATCTAGCTCCCCTATCCCCTTTCCAGTCTTGCATTCTGAAACATGAGTTAAGTTGCAAGAATATAAAGTACAGTGGAGGTTGGCTTGGGATCATTGTATGGAGAACCAATTTGATGATCAAGGAGGCGGCAGACGCTCACTTGTAAATCGGTAGGTAGAAGGCAAGCGTTTTGCTTCAATTATAATAAAAAGATTAAAGGTTTCAAAATTCTTTAATTATtttaaaataaagaaatatttgtgTTTTTCATTCCATGCACCACTACTCTTTCATCAGATGAAAGATGTTAGAGTGGCTTCTTTACCTCCATGTGTCATTCTCCGAAAAGCGATAACATTATAACTTATTATCAATGTTTGTCGGAATTGGATATAAGAAATGTCGCGTACTGTCTCATAGAGGAGGTTTCATGATAATTTagcccgttgcaatgcacgggcatttgtactatcTTGTTAAAAAGAAGAACGAAAAAAGTACTGTACGTTTTGACCTGGTGGCAACCCTTCTTCGCTGACCCATAGCAGTATAGCACCTACGCTAGCCCTGAAAAACTGTTCTGCTCCGCCCGCGAGCCGGCGCGTGCTCGGCGGGCGGGTCGACGATCGATCACCATCACCTCTCCTCTCCATTTGGCCTTTTGTGTTGAGTAATTTTATTCAAACAGCCCTGTCGATCACCTTTTCTTATTCTGGACTGGTGCCTTGCACGTTATTCCGTTCAACTAGTACTACAAGAAAACTCTTACAAGCCGAAGCTGTGGTTCCAAATCACCAACGTCGTCGCCGTTGATTCGAAGCTGAGAGCGGAACGAATTCACATGCGTTCATCCATCCATGTGCCCGACAAGCCACGTACGAGCATAAACAATACGGGGAGTGTCAGATTGATTTCACATTACGAGTCCCCTCGTATATAAGCCAACCCACCCGAGCCCAAACTCCGATCATCACACACAGAAGCAAAAGCACAAGGCATACACAGAAGCAATAGAAATGGCTAGCAGATCATCATCCCTGCTGCAACTGCTGGTACTGATAGTGGCGCAGTTCCTCGGGTCGGAAGCCAGCGGCATTTCCATCTACTGGGGCCAGAATGGCGGCGAGGGCACGCTGGCTGAGACCTGCGCTACCGGCAACTACAAATTTGTCAACCTCGCCTTCCTCGCCGCGTTTGGCAATGGCCAACCGCCGGTCCTCAACCTGGCAGGCCACTGCGACCCGACCAACGGCGGCTGCGCGAACCTAAGCTCCGACATCAAGTCATGCCAGAGCCGCGGTGTCAAGGTGATTCTCTCGATCGGTGGTGGGACAGGCAGCTACTACCTTTCCTCGACCCAGGACGCCAAGAATGTCGCAACGTACCTGTGGAACAACTTCTTGGGAGGTAAGTCATCTTCGCGGCCTCTCGGCGATGCAGTCCTCGACGGCATTGACTTCGATATTGAGGGCGGCACACCCCTTCATTGGGACGATCTTGCGAGGTTCCTTAaaggatacagcaactccggcagGAGAGTCTACCTGACTGCCGCACCACAATGCCCTTTCCCTGATGCGTGGGTGGGTGGCGCTCTCAACACCGGCCTCTTTGACTATGTATGGGTGCAATTCTACAACAACGCACCCTGTCAGTATACCTCAGGTAGCACTACCAATCTAGCTGACGCATGGAAGCAGTGGTTGACAGTTCCAGCAAAGCAGATCTTCCTCGGCCTCCCGGCGTCACCTCAGGCTGCCGGGAGCGGGTTCATCCCAGTTGATGATCTAAAGTCAGATGTTCTCCCATTGATCAAGAGCACAGGGAAGTATGGAGGGATCATGTTGTGGTCCAAATACTATGATGACCAGGATGGCTACAGCTCTTCGGTGAAGAGTGATGTTTGAGAGGGTTACCTTACCTTTGATTTGTGAGGTACATGTGTGCTTTTTCATTGTGATGTGTGAGGAATTGCGGATTCGTCCATTTTCATTGTTACTTGTAAGTAATCGTGTGTGACTTGATTGTTGTATATAGTATTAATAATCTTTACTTGGAGCATCTGTTGGATCTTTCATCCAAACGAGGATTATTTGTTCAACCTGAAAAAGTCTGCAGATCATCATTGGTTTCTCTACATTCAATTCCATTGACAACACCAAGGAGCATTGCACAACTTTGTTTCATGTGTCTTATCAACCTGACTAGATCCATCTACCATTAATTCATTATTGATAAATATGTGCTGATTGTGGTttaagtttgaccataaatttaaccaacgataCCTATTGCGGCAGGAGCAAAAATTATACTATTGAATTCGTATTTTTGATATgaattcagtgatataatttttgctcccgtcgcagtcggtctcgttggttataTTTACGGTCAAACTTGGATTTCGGGAAATGTGGACGCACTACATTGTGAAACGGGGAGTAGTAGTTTTGGCTTTGTCTTTGACTTCCCTAGAGCAGACGACcctaattttattattattttattggATCATTTTTAATATTCTCTCTATATTTGGGTTTCCCTTCCTCATTGTTTTTTCTCCACTTCTTCGGATGGGCAGAGACCAACAAGGAGACTGGCAGCCAACTAAAGCACCTGTCATGGGTTGTGCTCGTTTGGTCATCCTTCAACGCGTTGCACACTAAATAGGACCTCCAATGTTATGACTTATTACGGTTGTGGAGGGAAGGGGTGAATTAGTTTTCTAGTTCATGTGTTTGTGAGTGGGTGGCACCGTACCAACTTGCTATTTCTGGTCTGAGTGGTCGGGTCACCACTTTCTCTGTCTTCCCCGGCGAGCTCTACAGGTGATTCGTGGTGTGAGACCCATGCTAGCGCTGGGGAGCTAGAAAGAAAAAATAAGGCTTCGGAGATCCAAGCCAACATGAGCACCTGCCGAAGAGGCGTTGTAGCTAGGCCTAGTGGAAATAAATATAACCTCGAGGTTGGAAGGTGATTGGATTGAGAAATTAAAATCTATTTGTGGAAGAAACGCAGTGCAAGGATTATTATTTTGAGAGGCAGAGGCACGAGTGAATTGAACTGGTGAAGACGTGCATTATACATCGGCATAGGGCCATGCCTACACGTGCCAGCAAAATAGGGAAGTTAGACAAAAGGGAGGTCCATTTCGTATGGTCTAATGGTCAATTCGGTTTATATAGGATAACCCAAACACAAATAACTAGCAATGAAAACACCAAACCGAACACCATAAACCTAATAAATTAGGAATGTTAGTCAACTTAGTTCAGTTCGATTCTTCGATGTAAAAGTGCCCACCTCTTACTGTAATAGCTCGAAAAAAGAGACTTAGCTCACGAACAGTGGGGCAAAGCGCACATCACCCTCTAGTATTTGTTGAAAAACATTAAAACATGTGCAAAACACAACGACCCATCTTTGTTTAACTGGAATTTATTTTTTCGCAAAAAAGAATTGGAGTATATTGAAATAACGTGTGTGCACAATCAAAACATGTGAGTGGTAATATTATTGTCGACCGTTCATAAATATGTGCAAAACATATGTGAAGTGAAATGAATTTTCTTTTTGAAACATTAAGGATATCAACACAAAGATGATGAAACTCATGTAAAATAGTTAAGCGAAGTATAGTAAGACTCGCATAAATTTTGTACGTACCACCTTGGTGTCATTCTGATTTCCCCGCATGGTTCAAAGCTATTCCAAACTTCTTTTCTGTGAAACACATTGAACCGTCTTTGAAAAGTTGATTAAAATAGTGAAATATCTGTGTCTTGATACTTTTGTCAAACATGATGAAGTGTGTGGGAAACATGTCTAAAGCAAAATAAaatagtttcaagaaaaataaTGATATCTTCAAAAACATGATTGAACATGTTTAGGCGCCACGGCTAAGGAcaagtagaagtagcacaaaaatatCAAAATTGCATGGCTTCAATGACGTGGAGTTTCCCCTCCTGCTAGAAGGTTGCTAGAGACGAGAAGAACTGGCATAGATGGACAATTCTGTAAGAGAGACATAGACAAATATAGGCCTTTTTATAGGCAATAACCGGCTGAAATATTGTGGGAAACTAGagaataccccgcgcgttgctgcgagaATTGGTTGATGAAAAATTAGATTGATAACATGAGAACCAAAACTAAAAATACATGTGACTTATTATGTTGTAACAATATTTGTTGGATATATGTACATTTCCCATGCATGGTTTAATGGTGTGGCGGTCTTTTCCCATGCATGATTGCATACAGAAATGGCCGTCATCCCATTCATACTTATATGGTGAGGTGGCATGGATTCTGTATAAATCCAACCTTCACTTCAAAAGGTAATGATGATTCAAATCTGGGAATCATCAAATATGATCCATGGGTGCGTATGACAAAGTTCTAGGTTGTAGCCAATGAAATTTTCAGCAAAACCATTTGATGTAAAACGGACACTCGGTAGTGATTCTTCGAGGTTCAGCTACACCTACACATCTAAGTGCAGTACCGAAAGGTAAAGGCCGCAAAGGCGTGTTGGCTAAGGGCATCTTGAACGGCAACCTGTAAATTTCTTTGTGCATCCGTCTACGGATAGAGGCACCAGTCCGCAAACATGGATGCGGGAAACCGTCATCCAACACTGCCCGTCTATATCCGGCTAACAATtcaaactaaccggacgaaattcctTCAAGcacggccggatttcatataaacatgatggatctCATTACATTTACATCAACTAAGCTGTGCTAGTCCGgctctagaggtataattaatacctaatatGAATGGTCGTCGGCGCCTGTTTCCtgtgtccggccatgaacccaaaTAATTGAAGCTAGGAATGTGAATGTAAACAATTGTGGGTGGAATTCAGAAACAAATGCATGGAAGTTGCTTTGACTCTTGAATAGAAATTCAGGGAGACATAATTTCTTATTACCTTGTTTGTTCTGGTATGCAATTTAGGCGATCCTTACATGATGCAATGTAACTCCAAGGCTTCCAA
This genomic window contains:
- the LOC123163156 gene encoding acidic endochitinase-like, with translation MASRSSSLLQLLVLIVAQFLGSEASGISIYWGQNGGEGTLAETCATGNYKFVNLAFLAAFGNGQPPVLNLAGHCDPTNGGCANLSSDIKSCQSRGVKVILSIGGGTGSYYLSSTQDAKNVATYLWNNFLGGKSSSRPLGDAVLDGIDFDIEGGTPLHWDDLARFLKGYSNSGRRVYLTAAPQCPFPDAWVGGALNTGLFDYVWVQFYNNAPCQYTSGSTTNLADAWKQWLTVPAKQIFLGLPASPQAAGSGFIPVDDLKSDVLPLIKSTGKYGGIMLWSKYYDDQDGYSSSVKSDV